In Panicum virgatum strain AP13 chromosome 4N, P.virgatum_v5, whole genome shotgun sequence, a single window of DNA contains:
- the LOC120671257 gene encoding methyltransferase-like protein 22 isoform X2 — protein sequence MGDGGGGAEEEEQVMSEVHLGCPPHFSGLHVSRFSFSSRPLGPSGDDDCDGSGGSSLIAATSGSCGLPDAVAVDEDGDLVLDRRRRNKHVRSDYHPLTIQHGVTSSLKSVGLQVWKAALLLADFVLHKSFTSSNFDGVTAIDVGAGTGLVGLVLARVARRIFITDRGTDILDNCLANVHINSRMLKFDEATICVRELDWKMSWPPPVGTYDPSDPRYLWSADDIEEAEKATVLFAADVIYSDDLTDLFFDTVKKLMSSGAKKVLYLALEKRYNFSLDELDIVANGYAHFRSFFATQQEHGGAPDRHKPHLVGKQIDLAEVPQYIREYERGKDLEIWEIEYSPEHELQ from the exons ATGGgagacggaggcggcggagccgaGGAGGAAGAGCAGGTGATGAGCGAGGTGCACCTGGGCTGCCCGCCACACTTCTCCGGCCTCCACGTCTCCCGCTTCAGCTTCTCCTCACGCCCCCTAG GTCCATCTGGGGACGACGACTGCGATGGCAGCGGCGGGAGCTCGCTGATCGCGGCGACGAGCGGTTCCT GTGGTTTGCCTGATGCCGTTGCCGTGGATGAGGATGGGGATCTCGTTCTCGACCGGAGGAGAAGAAACAAACATG TTAGAAGTGACTACCATCCGCTCACCATTCAGCATGGTGTTACCAGCTCGCTTAAGAGCGTTGGCCTTCAG GTTTGGAAAGCTGCCTTACTATTAGCTGACTTTGTTTTGCACAAAAGCTTCACATCGTCCAACTTTGATGGTGTTACTGCCATAGATGTTGGTGCTGGAACAG GTTTGGTAGGGTTGGTATTAGCTCGAGTTGCTAGAAGGATTTTCATTACAG ATAGAGGCACTGATATCCTAGATAATTGTTTGGCTAATGTCCATATCAACTCCCGTATGCTAAAGTTTGATGAAGCTACAATCTGTGTACGGGAACTGGACTGGAAAATGTCATGGCCTCCACCTGTGGGTACATATGATCCTTCTGATCCAAG GTACTTATGGTCTGCAGATGATATTGAGGAGGCTGAGAAAGCTACAGTCCTGTTTGCGGCAGATGTTATCTATAGTGATGATCTCACTGATTTGTTCTTCGACACAGTGAAGAAACTGATGTCAAGTGGTGCTAAGAAG GTGCTGTACCTGGCTCTGGAGAAGAGATACAACTTCAGTCTGGACGAACTAGACATTGTGGCCAATGGTTACGCTCACTTCCGAAGTTTCTTCGCAACTCAACAAG AACACGGGGGTGCACCCGACAGACATAAACCACATCTCGTTGGAAAGCAGATAGATCTCGCAGAGGTTCCTCAGTATATCAGAGAATATGAGAGGGGCAAGGATTTAGAGATTTGGGAGATCGAGTACAGTCCAGAACATGAACTGCAGTAA
- the LOC120671257 gene encoding methyltransferase-like protein 22 isoform X1, whose amino-acid sequence MGDGGGGAEEEEQVMSEVHLGCPPHFSGLHVSRFSFSSRPLGPSGDDDCDGSGGSSLIAATSGSCGLPDAVAVDEDGDLVLDRRRRNKHVRSDYHPLTIQHGVTSSLKSVGLQVWKAALLLADFVLHKSFTSSNFDGVTAIDVGAGTGLVGLVLARVARRIFITDRGTDILDNCLANVHINSRMLKFDEATICVRELDWKMSWPPPVGTYDPSDPSLRYLWSADDIEEAEKATVLFAADVIYSDDLTDLFFDTVKKLMSSGAKKVLYLALEKRYNFSLDELDIVANGYAHFRSFFATQQEHGGAPDRHKPHLVGKQIDLAEVPQYIREYERGKDLEIWEIEYSPEHELQ is encoded by the exons ATGGgagacggaggcggcggagccgaGGAGGAAGAGCAGGTGATGAGCGAGGTGCACCTGGGCTGCCCGCCACACTTCTCCGGCCTCCACGTCTCCCGCTTCAGCTTCTCCTCACGCCCCCTAG GTCCATCTGGGGACGACGACTGCGATGGCAGCGGCGGGAGCTCGCTGATCGCGGCGACGAGCGGTTCCT GTGGTTTGCCTGATGCCGTTGCCGTGGATGAGGATGGGGATCTCGTTCTCGACCGGAGGAGAAGAAACAAACATG TTAGAAGTGACTACCATCCGCTCACCATTCAGCATGGTGTTACCAGCTCGCTTAAGAGCGTTGGCCTTCAG GTTTGGAAAGCTGCCTTACTATTAGCTGACTTTGTTTTGCACAAAAGCTTCACATCGTCCAACTTTGATGGTGTTACTGCCATAGATGTTGGTGCTGGAACAG GTTTGGTAGGGTTGGTATTAGCTCGAGTTGCTAGAAGGATTTTCATTACAG ATAGAGGCACTGATATCCTAGATAATTGTTTGGCTAATGTCCATATCAACTCCCGTATGCTAAAGTTTGATGAAGCTACAATCTGTGTACGGGAACTGGACTGGAAAATGTCATGGCCTCCACCTGTGGGTACATATGATCCTTCTGATCCAAG TTTAAGGTACTTATGGTCTGCAGATGATATTGAGGAGGCTGAGAAAGCTACAGTCCTGTTTGCGGCAGATGTTATCTATAGTGATGATCTCACTGATTTGTTCTTCGACACAGTGAAGAAACTGATGTCAAGTGGTGCTAAGAAG GTGCTGTACCTGGCTCTGGAGAAGAGATACAACTTCAGTCTGGACGAACTAGACATTGTGGCCAATGGTTACGCTCACTTCCGAAGTTTCTTCGCAACTCAACAAG AACACGGGGGTGCACCCGACAGACATAAACCACATCTCGTTGGAAAGCAGATAGATCTCGCAGAGGTTCCTCAGTATATCAGAGAATATGAGAGGGGCAAGGATTTAGAGATTTGGGAGATCGAGTACAGTCCAGAACATGAACTGCAGTAA
- the LOC120671262 gene encoding E3 ubiquitin-protein ligase KEG-like translates to MAGQDSDSQPTDAFEYMLLEKDPDLYRMVFSGPSQISPWIDPNVLNLKHRIGRGPFGDVWIATHHQRTEDYDRYHEVAVKMLHPIKEDQLQLFSVRFDEIFSKCQGLGNVCFLHGISTQNGRICIAMKFYEGSVGDKMARLKGGRLSLSDVLRYGADLARGVLDLHNRGILILNLKPCNFLIDEHDRAVLGDFGIPSLLFGLSLPRPDLIQRLGTPNYMAPEQWQPNIRGPISYETDSWGFACSILEMLSGIQPWRGKSPDEIYQLVVLKKEKPIFPYSLPPGVESVLSGCFEYDFRNRPSMKDILHAFESAKDADHDNTVWDNSENVTVERPTMANHTNWLLFKDKLQVGDKVRSRKLKSSCSPETMEIPDGTIVGMEDDGERDGFILVRVHGLHDPLKVRCSAVERVTYGFAAGDWVRLREEDKKRSQVGILHSIDRDGTVTVGLIGMDTLWKGNYSDLQMAEAYCVGQFVRLKANISSPRFEWQRKRGGGLATGRITHIHPNGCLVVKFPGKFSLGEVCSCLADPSEVEVVSFDKCEGIAKKYEHLEDFHWAVRPLFIAIGFFTALKLGVFVGNSIVRPRSRKVASISDQGDDYQQQQQVVQNNANAAWLPSPVANMLFGEGVASSG, encoded by the exons ATGGCAGGTCAAGACTCCGACTCCCAACCCACTGATGCATTTGAGTACATGCTGCTTGAGAAGGACCCTGATCTCTACCGGATGGTCTTCTCTGGTCCAAGCCAAATAAGCCCGTGGATTGACCCAAATGTGCTGAACCTGAAGCACAGGATTGGAAGAGGCCCATTTGGGGATGTCTGGATAGCAACTCACCATCAGAGGACGGAGGATTACGACCGGTACCATGAGGTCGCGGTGAAGATGCTGCATCCAATTAAAGAGGACCAGCTGCAGCTCTTCTCAGTGAGGTTTGATGAAATCTTCAGCAAATGCCAGGGTCTCGGTAATGTTTGCTTCCTGCATGGCATCTCCACACAGAATGGAAGG ATTTGTATAGCAATGAAATTTTATGAAGGATCCGTCGGAGACAAGATGGCCCGGCTCAAAGGTGGACGGCtctctttgtcagatgttttaAG ATATGGGGCTGATTTGGCACGTGGAGTATTGGATCTACACAACAGGGGAATATTGATCCTAAATCTTAAACCTTGCAATTTTCTCATAGATGAACATGACCGTGCTGTGCTTGGGGATTTTGGAATCCCGTCCCTGCTGTTCGGACTTTCGCTGCCTCGTCCTGACCTTATCCAAAGGCTTGGGACTCCAAATTATATGGCTCCAGAACAATGGCAACCAAACATCAGAGGTCCGATTAGCTATGAGACTGATTCATGGGGTTTTGCCTGCAGCATCCTTGAGATGTTGAGTGGCATTCAGCCATGGCGTGGAAAATCACCAGATGAGATTTATCAGTTGGTTGTCCTCAAGAAAGAAAAACCAATATTCCCATACAGTCTGCCTCCAGGCGTTGAATCTGTGCTTTCTGGATGCTTTGAGTATGACTTTAGAAACCGTCCCTCGATGAAAGATATTTTGCATGCGTTTGAGAG TGCTAAAGATGCTGATCATGACAACACTGTCTGGGACAATTCTGAAAATGTAACAGTGGAGAGGCCAACCATGGCAAATCACACCAATTGGTTGCTCTTCAAGGACAAGCTGCAAGTGGGAGATAAGGTCCGCTCAAGAAAGCTTAAAAGCTCATGTAGTCCTGAAACTATGGAAATCCCTGATGGAACCATAGTTGGCATGGAGGATGATGGGGAACGTGATGGTTTCATTCTTGTACGAGTCCATGGGTTACACGACCCTTTGAAGGTTCGCTGCTCAGCTGTGGAGAGGGTAACATATGGTTTTGCTGCTGGAGACTGGGTACGCCTGAGGGAGGAGGACAAGAAGCGTTCTCAGGTTGGTATTCTTCATAGCATTGACCGTGATGGTACAGTGACTGTTGGCCTGATAGGAATGGACACCCTTTGGAAAGGTAATTATTCAGATCTCCAAATGGCTGAAGCCTACTGTGTAGGTCAGTTTGTGAGGCTGAAAGCCAACATTTCAAGCCCAAGGTTCGAATGGCAGCGAAAAAGGGGCGGAGGATTAGCTACCGGTCGAATTACACATATACATCCGAATGGGTGCCTTGTTGTGAAATTCCCTGGCAAATTTAGCCTTGGTGAAGTATGCAGTTGCTTGGCAGATCCCTCTGAGGTTGAGGTGGTGAGCTTTGACAAATGTGAGGGAATTGCGAAGAAGTATGAGCATCTGGAAGACTTCCATTGGGCAGTGAGGCCCCTGTTTATCGCTATTGGTTTCTTCACCGCGCTCAAgctgggtgtgtttgttgggaaTAGCATTGTGAGGCCAAGGAGTCGGAAGGTTGCGAGCATCTCTGATCAGGGTGATGATTACCAGCAACAACAGCAGGTAGTGCAAAACAATGCCAATGCAGCATGGCTTCCTTCACCAGTTGCAAACATGCTTTTCGGAGAAGGTGTTGCATCTTCTGGATGA